A region of Bradyrhizobium sp. SZCCHNS1050 DNA encodes the following proteins:
- a CDS encoding ABC transporter permease has protein sequence MSDATAPRPTHRGIAMLRRIDPAVAASFGCILLLLLVGSLYSRSFLSPDYLLQQLKVASFLGVIATGMMLVILLGQIDLSVPWVVTTGAMMACAAAAHGTTGAIIAIPCGILCGAAIGLLNGIGVAYLRIPSMIITLATNAVAQGLMVAYTGGFAPQDSASKAMRYLATGNIVPGLPNAVLVWAIIGGAAIWLLSRTTFGRAIYAIGNRERAAYLSGIDTRRITMLAFALSGALSACGGVLLAGYASKAAQSMGDAYLLPSIAAVVLGGTHILGGRGSYLGTVAGVVLITLLQSILSVMQISEAGRQLIYGAVIILMLLIYGRQKL, from the coding sequence ATGAGCGACGCAACGGCACCACGACCGACCCATCGCGGGATCGCCATGCTGCGTCGGATCGATCCGGCGGTGGCGGCCTCGTTCGGCTGCATCCTGCTGCTGCTGCTGGTGGGCAGCCTCTATTCGCGCAGCTTCCTGTCGCCGGATTATCTGCTGCAGCAGTTGAAGGTCGCGAGCTTCCTGGGCGTGATCGCCACCGGCATGATGCTGGTGATCCTGCTCGGCCAGATCGATCTCTCGGTGCCCTGGGTTGTCACGACGGGCGCGATGATGGCCTGCGCGGCGGCCGCCCATGGCACGACCGGCGCCATCATCGCGATTCCCTGCGGCATTCTCTGCGGAGCCGCCATCGGTCTCCTGAACGGCATCGGCGTCGCCTATCTGCGCATTCCCTCGATGATCATCACCCTGGCGACCAACGCGGTCGCGCAAGGGCTGATGGTCGCCTACACCGGAGGCTTCGCGCCGCAGGATTCCGCCTCCAAGGCGATGCGCTATCTCGCCACCGGCAATATCGTGCCCGGCCTTCCCAACGCGGTGCTGGTGTGGGCGATCATCGGCGGCGCCGCGATCTGGCTGCTGTCGCGGACCACGTTTGGCCGCGCCATCTATGCCATCGGCAATCGCGAGCGCGCGGCCTATCTCTCAGGGATCGATACACGCCGCATCACCATGCTGGCGTTCGCGCTGTCCGGCGCCCTCTCCGCCTGCGGCGGCGTTCTGCTCGCGGGCTACGCCTCGAAGGCGGCGCAGTCGATGGGCGACGCTTATCTGCTGCCCTCGATCGCGGCCGTCGTGCTCGGCGGCACGCACATCCTCGGCGGCCGCGGCAGCTATCTCGGCACCGTCGCCGGCGTCGTGCTGATCACCCTGCTGCAATCCATTCTGTCGGTGATGCAGATCAGCGAGGCCGGTCGCCAACTGATCTACGGCGCGGTGATCATCCTGATGCTCCTGATCTACGGCCGCCAGAAGCTGTGA
- a CDS encoding phosphatase PAP2 family protein has translation MQRAHDSEDAATAWAVFRFNWAVMTALWVLFGLCLIFTDFRIEPVGYIIVLSTSAIYGVIGYANARSARRAKPWMFSFLTGMAQTTLASTVLASLSYIATAANLPLQDANLLALDRALGFDFRDYLSFVNDRPWAVLSLAFGYRSISWTICIIVVALPLLGHYRRFAEFNLAISLTLALTCIITLFVPALGVYHALELPPSAYANLIPQAYFDTAREVPLVRDGTLRLLDTSHLAGIVTFPSFHAAAAVLDGWALWSLRWLRPFNVLIHGAMLLSTPIGGGHFLVDMIAGIAIATASICIARRVALRLRERHATFPRRMLRHPLPQT, from the coding sequence TTGCAACGGGCGCATGACAGCGAGGATGCCGCGACGGCCTGGGCCGTGTTCCGGTTCAACTGGGCTGTCATGACAGCTCTTTGGGTGCTGTTCGGACTGTGCCTGATCTTCACGGATTTTCGCATCGAACCCGTCGGCTACATCATCGTGCTATCGACATCGGCCATCTATGGTGTCATCGGCTACGCCAACGCACGGTCGGCGCGGCGTGCCAAACCCTGGATGTTCTCATTCCTGACGGGAATGGCCCAGACCACACTGGCATCCACCGTGCTGGCATCACTGTCCTACATTGCGACGGCCGCCAACCTGCCGCTTCAGGACGCCAACCTGCTCGCCCTCGATCGCGCCCTTGGCTTCGACTTTCGCGACTACTTGTCGTTCGTCAATGACCGCCCCTGGGCCGTCCTGAGCCTCGCGTTCGGCTATCGATCCATTTCCTGGACGATCTGCATCATCGTCGTGGCCCTTCCCTTGCTGGGCCACTATCGCCGGTTCGCGGAGTTCAACCTCGCGATCAGCCTGACGCTGGCGCTGACCTGCATCATCACCTTGTTTGTCCCTGCACTCGGCGTGTATCACGCGTTGGAGCTGCCGCCGTCCGCCTACGCAAACCTCATCCCGCAGGCCTATTTCGACACGGCGCGCGAGGTGCCCCTGGTTCGCGATGGGACGCTGCGCCTGTTGGATACCAGCCATCTCGCGGGGATCGTGACCTTTCCGAGCTTTCACGCGGCAGCCGCGGTCCTCGACGGCTGGGCATTGTGGTCATTGCGCTGGTTGCGACCGTTCAATGTCCTGATCCACGGCGCGATGCTGCTCTCGACCCCAATCGGCGGCGGACATTTCCTCGTCGACATGATCGCCGGCATCGCGATCGCGACGGCGTCGATCTGCATCGCGCGCCGTGTTGCCCTGAGGCTACGCGAACGCCACGCCACGTTTCCGCGCCGCATGCTGCGACATCCATTGCCTCAGACCTGA
- a CDS encoding ABC transporter ATP-binding protein: protein MLEVRNLHAYYGKSHILQGVDLDVAAGEVVSLLGRNGVGRSTTVKAIMGEVSPQGTIRFKGRDIAGLPSYKIARLGLGYVPEHRDIFPSLTVRQNLVLGIKDTRRPGKWRLQDMLDMFPNLAARADTPAGVLSGGEKQMLTTCRTLMGDPDLIMIDEPTEGLAPLIVQQVGDLIARIAAAGVAILLVEQKLSIAMRISKRVYVMGHGRVVFEGTPDQLKANTAVRQEWLEV, encoded by the coding sequence ATGCTCGAGGTCAGGAACCTCCACGCTTACTACGGCAAGAGCCATATTCTGCAGGGCGTCGACCTCGACGTCGCCGCCGGCGAAGTCGTGAGCCTGCTCGGCCGCAACGGTGTCGGCCGCTCGACCACTGTGAAGGCGATCATGGGCGAGGTCAGTCCGCAGGGGACGATCCGCTTCAAGGGCCGGGACATTGCCGGCTTGCCCAGCTACAAGATCGCGCGCCTTGGGCTCGGCTATGTGCCCGAACACCGTGACATCTTCCCGAGCCTCACCGTTCGGCAAAACCTCGTGCTCGGCATCAAGGACACGCGGCGGCCGGGGAAGTGGCGCCTTCAGGACATGCTCGACATGTTTCCCAACCTCGCCGCGCGCGCCGATACGCCTGCGGGTGTGCTGTCGGGCGGCGAGAAGCAGATGCTGACCACCTGCCGCACGCTGATGGGCGACCCTGACCTGATCATGATCGACGAGCCCACCGAAGGTCTGGCGCCGCTGATCGTGCAGCAGGTCGGCGATCTGATTGCCCGGATCGCAGCGGCGGGCGTCGCGATCCTGCTCGTCGAGCAGAAGCTCTCGATCGCGATGCGCATTTCGAAACGCGTCTATGTCATGGGCCACGGCCGCGTCGTGTTCGAAGGGACACCGGATCAGCTCAAGGCCAACACCGCGGTCCGGCAGGAGTGGCTCGAAGTATGA
- a CDS encoding ABC transporter ATP-binding protein, translating to MTAAIEVRAVEKRFGNVGVIRDLNLSVTKGERHAIIGPNGAGKSTTFNLISGHIRPTSGEVRLNGTLISGLRPFEINRRGLSRSFQVTNVFARMTVWENVRCAVLWATGHRYAFWKNVDSLPEVRERTAQILDDIHLTHRRDIPAGLLTYAEQRELEIGVTIASGATVVMLDEPTAGMSHAETERAVSLIRRLTEGRTLVIVEHDMSVVFGLADRISVLVYGHIIASGTPEEIRRDPKVKEAYLGEEAH from the coding sequence ATGACCGCAGCGATCGAAGTTCGCGCCGTCGAAAAGCGCTTCGGCAATGTCGGCGTCATCCGCGACCTCAATCTCAGCGTCACCAAGGGCGAGCGCCACGCCATCATCGGCCCGAACGGCGCCGGCAAGTCCACGACGTTCAACCTGATCAGCGGACACATCAGGCCGACCTCCGGCGAGGTGAGGCTGAACGGCACGCTCATCTCCGGCCTGCGGCCGTTCGAGATCAATCGGCGCGGCCTGTCGCGCTCGTTCCAGGTCACCAACGTGTTCGCTCGCATGACCGTGTGGGAGAACGTCCGATGCGCCGTGCTGTGGGCGACCGGACATCGCTACGCGTTCTGGAAGAACGTCGACAGCCTGCCGGAGGTGCGCGAGCGAACCGCCCAGATCCTCGATGACATCCATCTCACGCATCGGCGTGACATTCCCGCGGGGTTGTTGACCTATGCCGAGCAGCGCGAGCTGGAGATCGGCGTCACCATCGCGAGCGGCGCGACGGTCGTCATGCTCGACGAGCCGACCGCCGGGATGAGCCACGCGGAGACCGAGCGCGCGGTCTCGTTGATCCGGCGGCTCACCGAGGGGCGGACGCTGGTGATCGTCGAGCACGACATGAGCGTGGTATTCGGTCTCGCCGATCGCATCTCGGTGCTGGTCTATGGCCACATCATCGCGTCGGGCACGCCGGAGGAGATCCGTCGCGACCCGAAGGTGAAGGAAGCCTATCTCGGTGAGGAGGCCCACTGA
- a CDS encoding branched-chain amino acid ABC transporter permease has protein sequence MTAAVTSASHLAAKPAGSRLRFYAVWVIGVVALIVLPLLFNSGGSLTSFSLIGIAIVFALSYNILLGQTGLLSFGHAVHYGLGGFAACHMMNAVVAHGWPIPLPFIPLFGGLGGLAFAIILGWVMTKRAGTVFAMISLGIGELVASSSLILRSVFGGEAGITTDRTALPRMFGWTFGPQLQVYYLIAFWLVLSAIAMYALTRTPLGRISNAVRDNPERVQFIGYDPHVVRYLAYCFAGFFAGVAGGLAAISFEIANSAYLGAIQSGLVLFATFIGGTAYFFGPILGAILVTYLQLGLTSLTSVWQLYFGIIFIGIVMFSPGGIAGLLMMHRPLVRAGTLGMVIPSYLVAVVPTAALAYGVILTIETVARYSGGDAINLFGVAFNPQSPATWGVAAILVVAGFFVARSTWQRIAGAWDRAATVARDRGYLA, from the coding sequence ATGACCGCAGCAGTGACCTCCGCGTCTCATCTCGCGGCAAAGCCCGCCGGATCCCGTCTCCGCTTCTATGCCGTCTGGGTGATCGGCGTGGTGGCGCTGATCGTGCTGCCGCTGCTCTTCAATTCGGGCGGATCGCTGACCTCGTTCAGCCTCATCGGGATCGCGATCGTCTTCGCGCTCTCCTACAACATCCTCCTCGGTCAGACCGGATTGCTGTCGTTCGGTCACGCGGTTCACTACGGCCTGGGCGGCTTCGCGGCCTGTCACATGATGAATGCGGTGGTGGCGCATGGCTGGCCGATTCCGCTGCCCTTCATTCCGCTGTTCGGCGGGCTGGGCGGCCTCGCGTTCGCGATCATCCTCGGCTGGGTCATGACCAAGCGCGCCGGCACGGTGTTTGCGATGATCTCGCTCGGCATCGGCGAACTCGTGGCGTCGTCGTCGCTGATCCTGCGCTCGGTGTTTGGCGGCGAAGCCGGCATCACCACGGACCGCACCGCTCTGCCGCGCATGTTTGGCTGGACCTTCGGGCCGCAGCTGCAGGTCTATTACCTGATCGCGTTCTGGCTGGTGCTGTCGGCAATCGCGATGTATGCGCTGACCCGGACGCCCCTGGGGCGGATCAGCAATGCGGTGCGCGACAATCCCGAACGGGTCCAGTTCATCGGCTACGACCCGCACGTCGTCCGCTATCTCGCCTATTGTTTTGCCGGATTCTTCGCCGGGGTCGCGGGCGGCCTCGCGGCGATCAGCTTCGAGATCGCGAATTCCGCCTATCTCGGTGCAATCCAGTCGGGCCTGGTGCTGTTCGCGACCTTCATCGGCGGGACGGCCTACTTCTTCGGTCCGATCCTCGGCGCGATCCTGGTGACCTATCTCCAGCTCGGGCTGACGAGCCTCACCAGCGTATGGCAGCTCTACTTTGGCATCATCTTCATCGGCATCGTCATGTTCTCACCCGGTGGCATTGCCGGTCTGCTGATGATGCACCGGCCGCTGGTCCGTGCCGGAACGCTCGGAATGGTGATCCCGTCCTATCTCGTTGCGGTCGTGCCGACCGCGGCGCTCGCCTACGGCGTCATCCTGACCATCGAGACGGTCGCGCGCTATTCGGGTGGTGACGCCATCAACCTGTTCGGCGTGGCCTTCAATCCGCAATCGCCGGCGACATGGGGCGTCGCCGCGATTCTGGTGGTCGCCGGCTTCTTTGTCGCGCGGTCGACGTGGCAGCGGATCGCCGGAGCCTGGGACAGGGCCGCCACCGTGGCGCGTGATCGGGGGTATCTGGCATGA
- a CDS encoding branched-chain amino acid ABC transporter permease has product MLELIVISTLNGVLFGMLLFLLSSGLTVIFSMMGVLNFAHASFYMLGAFFGFQLTKWVGFWPALLLAPLLVGAIGMAVERYGLRNTHKHGHVAELLLTFGLAFAIEEVVSMIWGKTPLDYRVPTLLDFPAFTIFSTNYPAYKLFMLAVSVTIFVALLIVLKRTRVGLIVQAALTHPHMVGHLGHNVGRVFMVVFGVGSALAGLAGVIAGPALVTQSDMAAALGPILFVVIVFGGLGSLPGAFIASLVIGLVQTFAVALNGSLASAFGPLDPSAGPSVLTDIWNVTIAQVAPIVPYLLLVLVLIVRPVGLMGTRES; this is encoded by the coding sequence GTGCTTGAACTCATCGTCATCTCCACCCTCAACGGCGTGCTGTTCGGCATGCTGCTGTTCCTGCTGTCGAGCGGGCTGACCGTCATCTTCAGCATGATGGGGGTGCTCAATTTTGCTCACGCCAGCTTCTACATGCTCGGCGCCTTTTTCGGCTTCCAGCTCACGAAATGGGTCGGCTTCTGGCCGGCCCTGCTGCTGGCGCCGCTCCTCGTCGGGGCCATCGGCATGGCCGTCGAGCGCTACGGGCTCCGCAACACGCACAAGCATGGCCACGTCGCCGAGCTGCTGCTGACCTTCGGCCTTGCATTCGCGATCGAGGAAGTCGTCTCGATGATCTGGGGCAAGACGCCGCTCGACTATCGCGTCCCGACGCTGCTGGACTTTCCCGCGTTCACGATCTTCTCGACCAACTATCCGGCCTACAAGCTGTTCATGCTGGCGGTGTCGGTGACGATCTTCGTGGCGCTGCTGATCGTGCTCAAGCGCACCAGGGTCGGCCTGATCGTTCAGGCGGCGCTGACCCATCCCCACATGGTGGGCCATCTCGGCCACAATGTCGGACGCGTGTTCATGGTGGTGTTCGGGGTCGGCAGCGCGCTGGCCGGTCTCGCCGGCGTCATCGCCGGTCCCGCTCTGGTGACGCAATCCGACATGGCCGCGGCGCTCGGGCCGATCCTGTTCGTGGTGATCGTGTTCGGCGGCCTGGGCTCGCTGCCGGGCGCCTTCATCGCTTCGCTGGTGATCGGCCTGGTGCAGACCTTCGCCGTCGCGCTGAACGGCTCGCTGGCAAGCGCCTTCGGCCCGCTCGATCCATCCGCCGGGCCATCGGTGCTCACCGACATCTGGAACGTGACGATCGCGCAGGTCGCACCGATCGTTCCCTACCTGCTGCTGGTGCTCGTCCTGATCGTGCGCCCCGTGGGCCTGATGGGGACTCGCGAATCATGA
- a CDS encoding branched-chain amino acid ABC transporter substrate-binding protein has protein sequence MRKLTLAIALIVPMLGHAAQAEDTVKIGYIDPLSGGGASIGEGGLKTFQYLADELNAKGGILGHKVEIVPFDNKTNPQESLIQAQKAIDAGVRYITQGNGSSVGLALEDFVNKHNTRNPGKEVLYFNYAAVDPSMTNEKCSYWHFRWDASSDIKMEALTNYMKDIPSIKKVYLINQDYSFGQSVRSDARKMLAAKRPDVQIVGDELHPLLKITDFSPYIAKIKASGADSVITGNWGQDIALLLKAAADAGLKVNWYTYYAGGAGGPTAIKQTGLDHQVFQLTEGFANSGHQAAMDYEKAFRAKVNMSLWYPRAVNEMRMFKAAAEKANSIDPVKVAAALEDLKLEVLDGGTGFMRKDDHQFLQPIYVSSFGKLAANEPFDEENTGWGWHLVSRVDTPQAMVSTTCKMARP, from the coding sequence ATGCGCAAGTTAACTTTAGCCATTGCCCTGATCGTCCCGATGCTCGGTCATGCCGCGCAGGCCGAAGACACCGTCAAGATCGGCTATATCGATCCGCTGTCCGGCGGCGGCGCCAGCATCGGCGAGGGTGGCCTGAAGACGTTCCAATACCTGGCCGACGAGCTCAACGCCAAGGGCGGCATTCTCGGCCACAAGGTCGAGATCGTGCCGTTCGACAATAAGACCAATCCGCAAGAGAGCCTGATCCAGGCCCAGAAGGCGATCGACGCCGGCGTCCGCTACATCACGCAAGGCAACGGATCATCCGTCGGGCTCGCGCTGGAGGATTTCGTCAACAAGCACAACACGCGCAACCCCGGCAAGGAAGTGCTGTACTTCAACTATGCCGCCGTCGATCCGAGCATGACCAACGAGAAATGCAGCTACTGGCATTTCCGCTGGGACGCCAGCTCGGACATCAAGATGGAGGCGCTCACCAACTACATGAAGGACATCCCTTCCATCAAGAAGGTGTATCTGATCAATCAGGACTATTCGTTCGGCCAGTCGGTCCGCAGCGATGCGCGCAAGATGCTGGCGGCGAAGCGACCCGACGTCCAGATCGTCGGCGACGAGCTGCATCCGCTGCTGAAGATCACGGACTTCTCGCCCTACATTGCGAAGATCAAGGCGTCCGGCGCCGACAGCGTCATCACCGGCAATTGGGGCCAGGACATCGCGCTGCTGCTCAAGGCCGCCGCGGATGCCGGCCTGAAGGTCAACTGGTACACCTACTATGCGGGCGGCGCCGGCGGCCCGACCGCCATCAAGCAGACGGGCCTGGATCATCAGGTCTTCCAGCTCACCGAAGGCTTCGCCAATTCGGGCCATCAGGCTGCGATGGACTACGAGAAGGCGTTCCGCGCCAAGGTCAACATGTCGCTGTGGTATCCGCGGGCGGTCAACGAGATGCGCATGTTCAAGGCGGCGGCCGAGAAGGCCAACTCCATCGATCCGGTGAAGGTCGCGGCCGCGCTCGAGGACCTCAAGCTCGAGGTGCTGGATGGCGGCACCGGCTTCATGCGCAAGGATGATCACCAGTTCTTGCAGCCGATCTACGTCTCGTCCTTCGGCAAGCTCGCGGCGAACGAGCCGTTCGACGAGGAGAACACCGGCTGGGGATGGCACCTGGTCTCCAGGGTCGATACGCCCCAGGCCATGGTGTCGACGACGTGCAAGATGGCGCGGCCGTAA
- a CDS encoding serine hydrolase domain-containing protein, which yields MTSEAVRRRRGFDPAALAAIGPALAEFVDRGELAGIVSLTSRGGEIVHAETIGWRDVETNSPMRPDTLFRIASMTKPIASVAAMMLVEEGRIALADPISRWIPELADLRVLRDAAGPLDETVPARRAITIEDLLTHRSGIAYAFFSEGPLKVAYERTLGDPAMNRSTPDEWLAALGTLPLAYQPGDCFHYGHSTDVLGFLIGRVAGRPLRQVLQERIFAPLGMVDSDFWLPHAKRDRLASLYGHDETAGRLAKVEPVMYDEPPSYTPGGGGLISSAPDYHRFARMLLGGGELDGVRLLRPETVNLMRTNRLIDAQRQIPFAGMPLWQTCGFGLGLAIVEDAAGNPYACGAPGTITWPGIFGTWWQADPVNDLIMIYLIQHHVPVSAGTGATIATGRGAAGRRALPVYQRGTYAALSQLAEQAT from the coding sequence ATGACCAGTGAAGCCGTCCGCCGCCGTCGGGGCTTCGATCCTGCGGCGCTTGCAGCGATCGGCCCGGCACTCGCCGAATTCGTCGATCGCGGCGAGCTCGCAGGCATCGTGTCTCTCACCTCGCGCGGCGGCGAGATCGTTCATGCCGAGACGATCGGCTGGCGCGACGTCGAAACCAACAGCCCCATGCGCCCGGATACGTTGTTCCGGATCGCGTCGATGACCAAGCCGATCGCCTCGGTGGCGGCGATGATGCTGGTCGAGGAAGGCAGGATCGCCTTGGCGGACCCGATTTCCCGCTGGATTCCAGAGCTCGCCGATCTGCGGGTCCTGCGTGACGCCGCCGGCCCGCTTGACGAGACCGTGCCCGCCCGGCGCGCGATCACCATCGAGGATCTGCTCACGCACCGCTCGGGCATCGCCTACGCGTTCTTCTCGGAAGGCCCGTTGAAGGTCGCCTATGAGCGCACGCTCGGTGATCCCGCGATGAACCGGTCGACGCCCGACGAATGGCTCGCGGCGCTCGGCACGCTGCCGCTGGCGTATCAGCCCGGCGACTGCTTCCACTACGGTCATTCGACCGACGTGCTCGGCTTCCTGATCGGCCGGGTCGCAGGCAGGCCGCTTCGGCAGGTGCTACAGGAGCGCATCTTCGCGCCGCTCGGCATGGTCGACAGCGATTTCTGGTTGCCGCACGCCAAGCGAGATCGTCTGGCGAGCCTGTACGGACATGACGAGACGGCGGGGCGGCTCGCGAAGGTCGAGCCGGTCATGTATGACGAGCCGCCGTCCTATACGCCGGGCGGCGGCGGGCTGATCTCGTCCGCGCCCGATTATCATCGGTTCGCGCGCATGCTGCTCGGAGGCGGCGAGCTGGACGGCGTCAGGCTGTTGCGGCCCGAAACCGTCAACCTGATGCGCACCAACCGGCTGATTGACGCGCAGCGCCAGATTCCCTTCGCCGGCATGCCGCTGTGGCAGACCTGCGGATTTGGGCTAGGGCTTGCGATCGTCGAGGATGCCGCCGGCAATCCCTATGCCTGTGGCGCACCGGGCACGATCACCTGGCCGGGCATCTTCGGCACCTGGTGGCAGGCCGATCCCGTCAATGACCTGATCATGATCTATCTGATTCAGCATCACGTGCCGGTCTCGGCGGGAACAGGGGCCACGATTGCCACTGGGCGCGGTGCTGCCGGCCGCCGTGCTCTTCCTGTCTATCAGCGTGGAACCTACGCCGCGCTGTCCCAGCTTGCGGAACAAGCGACATGA
- a CDS encoding ABC transporter substrate-binding protein — MTRIESTAAAVLMLGVALSAPAFAQKKYDVGATDTEIKIGQTNPLSGPASAFGAIGKAEAAYIRMINEQGGVNGRKINLIQYDDAYSPPKTVEQVRKLVESDEVLTTFQIIGTPPNAAVQKYLNGKGVPQLLAGSGASRFTDPKNFPWTISANPNYQSEAHIYARYILENHPNAKIGILYQNDDLGKDYVKGLKDGLGAKAGMIVKEMSYELSDPTIDSQLVTLKASGADLFYNMSTPKFAAQSIRKAAELGWKPVHILEVNATAVGQVLVPAGLENAKDIISVAYGKDPLDPQWADDEGMKRYKAFMAKYAPGEDANSGFATYGYSTAALLVHILRQCGDELTRANIMKQATSIKGFVPDLGLPGMSVTTTPDDYRISKQFQMMKFDGQRWIISGPILTDDVKAD, encoded by the coding sequence ATGACACGGATCGAGTCGACGGCGGCTGCCGTGCTGATGCTCGGCGTGGCGCTTTCAGCCCCGGCGTTCGCGCAGAAGAAATACGACGTCGGCGCCACCGACACCGAGATCAAGATCGGCCAGACGAACCCGCTCAGCGGGCCGGCTTCCGCTTTCGGAGCCATCGGCAAGGCGGAAGCGGCCTATATCCGCATGATCAACGAGCAGGGCGGCGTCAACGGGCGCAAGATCAACCTCATCCAGTATGACGACGCCTACAGCCCGCCGAAGACCGTCGAGCAGGTGCGCAAGCTGGTCGAAAGCGACGAGGTGCTGACCACGTTCCAGATCATCGGCACGCCGCCGAACGCTGCGGTCCAGAAATATCTGAACGGCAAGGGCGTTCCGCAGCTTCTGGCGGGAAGCGGAGCGTCCCGCTTCACCGATCCCAAGAACTTTCCGTGGACGATCTCCGCCAACCCGAACTACCAGTCGGAAGCGCACATCTACGCCAGATACATTCTGGAGAACCACCCGAACGCGAAGATCGGCATCCTGTATCAGAACGACGACCTCGGCAAAGACTACGTCAAGGGGCTGAAGGACGGGCTCGGCGCCAAGGCCGGCATGATCGTGAAAGAGATGTCCTACGAGCTGTCCGATCCGACGATCGATTCCCAGCTGGTGACGCTCAAGGCGTCAGGTGCCGATCTGTTCTACAACATGTCGACGCCGAAATTCGCGGCGCAATCGATCAGGAAGGCCGCCGAGCTTGGCTGGAAGCCCGTCCACATCCTGGAGGTCAACGCGACGGCGGTCGGTCAGGTGCTCGTGCCCGCAGGGCTCGAGAATGCCAAGGACATCATCTCGGTCGCCTACGGCAAGGATCCGCTCGATCCGCAATGGGCCGATGACGAGGGCATGAAGCGCTACAAGGCGTTCATGGCGAAATACGCGCCCGGCGAGGACGCCAACAGCGGCTTTGCGACCTATGGCTACTCGACGGCGGCCCTGCTCGTCCACATTCTCAGGCAATGCGGCGACGAGCTGACGCGCGCCAACATCATGAAGCAGGCGACCAGCATCAAGGGCTTCGTTCCCGATCTCGGGCTGCCGGGGATGTCGGTGACGACAACTCCCGATGACTACCGTATCAGCAAGCAATTCCAGATGATGAAATTCGACGGTCAGCGCTGGATCATATCGGGTCCGATTCTGACCGACGACGTCAAGGCGGACTAA